In Deltaproteobacteria bacterium, a single window of DNA contains:
- a CDS encoding MmgE/PrpD family protein codes for MSTPDIKVTKRLAEWVCRSDIAAVPDAVRDEAARTLLNWMGCAVGGSRHESVDITLRALGPFMGQPQASVLGRTERVDVLHAALLNGVGSHVFDFDDTHLQTIIHPAGPVASALVPLAEHRPVSGRDFLHALILGVEVECRIGNAVYPDHYDVGWHITGTAGVFGAAAAAGRLLGLDVQRMCWALAGAATQAAGLREMFGTMLKPFLIGRAAQNGLAAALLAAEGMTGSEQALEAPRGFARVLSAKQDYAAICDGLGESYEILLNTYKPYPCGVVIHPSLDGCISLKRRHGLTGDDIESVELRVHPLVLELTGNKTPQTGLQGKFSVYHAVGAALVLGRVGVAEFTDEVVRDPRVMDVRDRVSAVVDGNIREAGAVITIRLKDGRTVEEVVEQASGSLECPLSDEDMDAKVHALADPMLGEASTGELIRACRKVAELEDAGALARAATPAAS; via the coding sequence ATGAGCACACCCGACATCAAAGTGACCAAACGACTGGCGGAGTGGGTCTGCCGGTCGGATATCGCAGCCGTCCCGGACGCCGTGCGCGACGAAGCCGCGCGCACGCTGCTCAACTGGATGGGATGCGCCGTGGGAGGTTCGCGGCACGAATCCGTGGACATCACGCTGCGGGCGCTAGGTCCCTTCATGGGACAGCCCCAGGCGTCGGTGCTGGGCCGCACGGAGCGGGTGGACGTGCTGCACGCCGCGCTCCTCAACGGCGTCGGCTCCCACGTGTTCGACTTCGACGACACCCACCTGCAAACCATCATTCATCCCGCGGGTCCGGTGGCCTCGGCGCTAGTGCCGCTGGCCGAGCATCGCCCCGTCTCCGGGCGCGACTTCCTGCACGCGCTGATCCTCGGGGTCGAGGTGGAGTGCCGCATCGGCAACGCCGTCTACCCGGACCACTACGACGTAGGATGGCATATCACCGGCACCGCCGGGGTGTTCGGGGCTGCGGCCGCCGCCGGACGTCTTCTGGGACTCGACGTCCAGCGCATGTGCTGGGCCCTGGCCGGAGCCGCCACCCAGGCCGCCGGGCTGCGGGAGATGTTCGGCACCATGTTGAAGCCCTTCCTCATCGGACGGGCGGCCCAGAACGGCCTGGCCGCCGCCCTGCTGGCCGCCGAGGGGATGACCGGCTCCGAGCAGGCCCTCGAGGCCCCCCGGGGGTTCGCCCGGGTGCTGTCCGCGAAACAGGACTACGCCGCCATCTGCGACGGCCTCGGCGAAAGCTACGAGATTCTGCTCAACACCTACAAGCCCTACCCCTGCGGCGTCGTGATCCATCCCAGCCTCGACGGCTGCATCAGCCTGAAGCGACGGCACGGACTCACCGGCGATGACATCGAGTCCGTGGAGCTGCGGGTGCATCCGCTGGTGCTGGAGCTCACCGGCAACAAGACGCCGCAAACCGGTCTCCAGGGCAAGTTCAGCGTGTACCACGCGGTGGGGGCGGCCCTCGTCCTCGGGCGGGTCGGCGTCGCCGAGTTCACCGACGAGGTCGTGCGAGACCCCCGGGTCATGGACGTGCGCGACCGGGTCTCCGCGGTGGTGGACGGGAATATCCGGGAAGCCGGCGCTGTGATCACCATACGGCTGAAGGACGGCCGTACCGTCGAGGAGGTGGTGGAGCAGGCCTCGGGAAGCCTGGAGTGCCCGCTGTCCGACGAGGACATGGACGCGAAGGTCCACGCGCTCGCCGATCCGATGCTGGGGGAGGCTTCAACCGGAGAGTTGATTCGCGCCTGCCGGAAGGTGGCGGAGCTGGAGGACGCGGGCGCCCTCGCCCGCGCCGCTACGCCGGCCGCGTCATAG
- a CDS encoding GMC family oxidoreductase yields MSERYDVIIIGGGSGGCVAAARLSEDPRRKVLLLEAAPDPQPIPETIRLASARDRVWLETPYVDMVPVVRPVDGSPFRSLAGKIMGGGSSVNAMAWVWPTRHDMDRWVAAGNPDWSWETVHEVLKRIEADQDFPDDPDHGHAGPVYVKRPFSLDSNLSPVVRACIDGAVEMGLPRLPDTNIPDPVGVGPGVSNIKDGIRQSAVVSHLEPARGRPNLTVKAEAPVLGLTLSGSRVDGVRYEKDGRLHTDTADQVVLAAGAYRTPQVLMLSGIGPAAELERMGIEVTHGMEGVGGNFQDHAVVHVTFAAAKDFEVAWTLSRLRLLARTSPSIDHGDFSASLRPPTRIEGVGTLLPLSVQLLEQEASGRIRLPSLDARDFPVVETGLLEDPRDVEKMVAAMEFLRDLARTSPMREFYGEVRNPAPGEDWATFARSTYDSYHHASGTCKMGPADDPGAVVDQRLRVHGLDNLWVADASIMPEVVHANTNATVYVIAERLAEFLSSAA; encoded by the coding sequence ATGTCCGAGCGCTACGACGTCATCATCATCGGCGGCGGCTCGGGCGGCTGCGTCGCCGCCGCCCGGCTCAGCGAAGACCCGCGCCGCAAGGTTCTGCTGCTGGAAGCCGCGCCCGACCCGCAACCGATCCCGGAAACCATCCGCCTGGCCAGCGCCCGCGACCGGGTCTGGCTTGAGACCCCTTACGTCGACATGGTCCCGGTCGTGCGGCCCGTCGACGGCAGCCCGTTCCGCTCCCTGGCGGGAAAGATCATGGGCGGGGGCTCGTCGGTCAACGCCATGGCCTGGGTGTGGCCGACCCGCCACGACATGGACCGGTGGGTGGCGGCGGGGAATCCCGACTGGTCCTGGGAAACGGTCCACGAGGTCCTGAAGCGCATCGAGGCGGACCAGGACTTCCCGGACGACCCGGACCACGGCCACGCCGGACCGGTCTACGTCAAGCGTCCCTTCAGCCTGGATTCGAACCTGTCGCCGGTGGTCCGGGCCTGTATCGACGGCGCCGTCGAAATGGGCCTGCCTCGCCTCCCCGACACCAACATCCCCGACCCCGTGGGCGTGGGACCGGGGGTCTCCAACATCAAGGACGGCATCCGCCAGTCCGCGGTGGTGAGCCATCTGGAACCGGCGCGAGGCCGTCCGAACCTCACCGTCAAGGCCGAGGCGCCGGTGCTGGGACTGACCCTGTCGGGCAGCCGCGTGGACGGCGTGCGCTACGAAAAGGACGGCCGCTTGCACACGGACACCGCAGACCAGGTGGTCCTGGCCGCGGGCGCGTACCGCACCCCCCAGGTCCTCATGCTGTCGGGCATCGGCCCGGCCGCGGAGCTGGAACGGATGGGCATCGAGGTGACGCACGGTATGGAGGGCGTCGGAGGGAACTTCCAGGACCACGCCGTCGTCCACGTGACCTTCGCGGCCGCCAAGGACTTCGAGGTGGCGTGGACCCTGTCGCGGCTTCGTCTCCTGGCGCGGACTTCCCCCAGCATCGATCACGGCGACTTCAGCGCTTCGCTGCGGCCGCCCACCAGGATCGAGGGCGTGGGCACCCTGCTGCCCTTGTCCGTTCAACTGCTCGAGCAGGAGGCGTCGGGACGGATCCGCCTCCCCAGCCTGGATGCCAGGGATTTCCCCGTCGTGGAGACAGGACTGCTGGAAGACCCGAGGGACGTGGAAAAGATGGTGGCGGCCATGGAGTTCCTCCGGGACCTGGCCCGGACCTCGCCGATGCGCGAGTTCTACGGAGAGGTACGCAACCCGGCGCCCGGCGAGGACTGGGCGACCTTCGCCCGCTCCACCTACGACAGCTACCACCATGCCTCCGGCACGTGCAAAATGGGGCCAGCGGACGATCCCGGCGCGGTGGTGGACCAGCGCCTGCGCGTCCACGGGCTGGACAACCTGTGGGTGGCCGACGCCTCCATCATGCCCGAAGTGGTGCACGCCAACACCAACGC
- a CDS encoding aspartate/glutamate racemase family protein has translation MALKASMGATYGWRARIGFVTPSPGHENNGYEFYLMAPDGVTIVMTSLHVTQLTQQQYDDAVSRMDAAVKELEDRRVDSIIQAGVPLVVTRGWGFEEKLLAEVAGHTAIPFATDIGACIRAMRALGMKRVVMLTPFDEVMHGLLAEYVGHAGIAVVATRSLWPSDEAAMSRRYGVSTMPLAEVYRAAKELYLSTPNADGIWITGALMPSVAIIDSLEQDLGAPVVSSMQAMMWAGLGLARVKAEVAGYGRLFDHAYAPKV, from the coding sequence ATGGCACTGAAAGCCTCCATGGGCGCCACATACGGCTGGCGCGCCCGCATCGGTTTCGTAACTCCAAGTCCCGGCCACGAGAACAACGGCTACGAGTTCTACCTGATGGCCCCCGACGGGGTCACCATCGTGATGACGTCGCTCCACGTCACCCAGCTCACCCAACAGCAGTACGACGACGCGGTGAGCCGCATGGACGCGGCGGTGAAGGAGCTGGAGGACCGGCGGGTGGATTCGATCATCCAGGCCGGGGTGCCGCTGGTGGTGACCCGGGGATGGGGCTTCGAGGAGAAGCTCCTGGCCGAGGTGGCGGGCCACACCGCCATTCCCTTTGCCACGGACATCGGCGCCTGCATCCGCGCCATGCGGGCCCTGGGCATGAAGCGCGTGGTGATGCTCACGCCCTTCGACGAGGTCATGCACGGGCTGCTCGCCGAGTACGTGGGGCACGCGGGCATCGCAGTGGTGGCCACCCGCTCCCTGTGGCCCTCCGACGAGGCCGCCATGTCGCGGCGCTACGGCGTCTCCACCATGCCGCTGGCGGAGGTCTACCGCGCCGCCAAGGAGCTTTATCTCTCCACTCCCAACGCCGACGGCATCTGGATCACCGGCGCCCTCATGCCCAGCGTCGCCATCATCGACAGCCTCGAGCAGGACCTCGGCGCCCCCGTGGTCAGCAGCATGCAGGCGATGATGTGGGCCGGCCTCGGTCTGGCTCGAGTCAAGGCCGAGGTCGCCGGCTACGGGCGACTGTTCGACCACGCGTACGCGCCGAAGGTTTGA
- a CDS encoding SIR2 family protein, which yields MQLPPTLITQIRDGAVMLFLGAGASLGANTPEGRPLPTTNDLSVALADKFLGGEDADKPLGVIAELAISETDLTTVQTFIYDTFRDFQPAAFHRLIPTFRWAALATTNYDLLIEHAYRDCKQPAQELVPFYKNSDRVDASLRTPTSLPYVKLHGCRSRHADLSIPLILTTDQYVIHRKNRNSLFERVKYYATNYTVVFIGHSLADPDVRQILLELSEEGIDRPRYYIVVPNVSDRQQRFWETKKITALPCSFADFIAAVDSSLVPALRAVSTPRTAHPLEGRIVKSDRSFSEPTLALLQGDLTFVREDMPCPLVRPDVFYKGASLGWSPIQQNLDAPRRLTDSILSDCILLDEVDRPTGCDFYLIKGHAGAGKTTFLKRLAWEAAVTFSKTCLYYSGTARLPYDAVAEIADLINDRLFLFLDRPVDHVPDLTYLLRRARRESQRFTVICTERANEWNVECGPLKNLLNDSFDLKYLSLPEITDLLAKLEKNKALGLLEELTEAQRVAAFAEKAGRQLLVALHEATMGRTFEEIIYDEYCSVEPETARNIYLTICSLNRLDVLVRAGLVNRVHGVSFSTFQERFFLPLESIVQTLDYVAGRDMAYQARHPWIAETVFERALTSPDERFDLYMRLLDAIDVGYSVDRIAFRRLIRARELLQLFHDPKLIRTLFRKAQQISVDDAYVYQQYAIFEMRRENPNLSAAYDLLIVAERLAPYDKSITHTLAELELERSKRSNNPIEHGRHITSAKQLARSLTSADADSSYGFHTLCKLGLDELQQLLRSDADSDDRIDTSIRALEKELEAGLQRFPDDQYLLDAEARLARLVKDDVRAMESLARAFRGNPASPFIAKGLARLYTLSDDLPAARSTLETCLENRPGDKGTNAALARLITEHFPAEGMKAEYHWRRAFTDGDANYSTQFWYARQLYVNGKTEEAMKVFRGLRTAPVSPEVRHKIRGVLNTDEGSPTRFSGRVERLEATYALVSQLEGKEWAFLHRNKTKRDIWNQLSRGNSRGLPYWFHV from the coding sequence AACCGACCTCACCACTGTTCAAACCTTCATCTACGACACGTTTCGCGATTTTCAACCTGCAGCCTTCCATCGCTTGATTCCCACGTTTCGTTGGGCTGCTCTTGCTACCACAAATTATGACCTCCTTATCGAACACGCATACCGGGACTGCAAACAGCCCGCCCAGGAGTTAGTCCCTTTCTACAAAAATTCCGATCGAGTCGATGCGAGCTTGCGAACCCCTACTTCTCTCCCGTACGTCAAACTGCACGGCTGCAGATCCCGACATGCCGACCTATCCATCCCATTGATTCTCACCACCGATCAGTACGTAATCCACCGAAAGAACCGAAACAGTTTATTTGAACGCGTCAAATATTACGCCACCAACTATACTGTAGTCTTTATTGGTCATAGCTTGGCAGACCCAGACGTTCGGCAGATCCTACTTGAACTCTCCGAGGAGGGGATCGACCGTCCTCGTTACTATATTGTAGTCCCCAATGTCAGTGACCGCCAACAACGTTTTTGGGAAACAAAGAAGATCACCGCCCTTCCGTGTTCGTTCGCCGATTTCATTGCTGCCGTCGACAGTTCTTTGGTTCCCGCCTTGCGCGCGGTATCGACGCCTCGGACCGCCCACCCGCTCGAAGGCAGGATCGTCAAATCGGACCGAAGCTTTTCGGAACCCACACTAGCCCTTCTCCAGGGTGACCTGACTTTCGTCCGTGAAGACATGCCATGTCCCCTGGTTCGTCCCGACGTGTTCTACAAGGGCGCCAGCCTCGGTTGGTCACCAATTCAACAGAATTTGGACGCGCCCCGCAGGTTGACAGACTCAATTCTCAGCGATTGTATCCTGCTCGACGAAGTCGATCGACCGACCGGTTGCGACTTTTATCTGATCAAGGGCCACGCCGGCGCAGGAAAAACGACTTTTCTCAAAAGGCTTGCCTGGGAAGCAGCCGTGACCTTTTCGAAGACCTGCCTATACTATTCGGGTACCGCGCGGTTGCCGTATGACGCCGTGGCGGAAATTGCGGACTTGATCAACGATCGTCTGTTCTTGTTTCTCGACAGACCCGTTGATCACGTGCCTGATCTCACATACCTATTGCGGCGCGCGCGGCGCGAATCACAGCGGTTCACAGTGATCTGCACCGAGCGCGCTAACGAGTGGAACGTAGAATGTGGGCCCTTGAAGAACCTTTTGAATGACTCATTTGACTTGAAATACCTTTCCCTGCCAGAAATTACCGACCTTCTGGCCAAGTTGGAAAAGAACAAAGCCCTGGGTCTGCTTGAGGAACTTACGGAAGCGCAGCGGGTCGCAGCATTTGCCGAAAAAGCAGGTCGGCAACTATTGGTAGCCCTGCACGAAGCAACGATGGGGAGGACTTTTGAAGAAATAATATACGACGAATACTGTTCAGTCGAACCGGAAACCGCGCGTAACATTTACCTCACGATCTGCAGCCTAAACCGCCTCGATGTACTCGTTCGAGCTGGCTTGGTGAATCGCGTGCACGGTGTGTCCTTTTCGACCTTCCAAGAACGTTTTTTTCTTCCCTTAGAGTCAATCGTTCAGACACTGGATTACGTCGCTGGACGCGACATGGCATACCAAGCCCGACACCCGTGGATCGCCGAGACCGTGTTCGAAAGAGCCCTCACCTCCCCTGATGAAAGATTCGATCTGTATATGCGTCTACTCGATGCAATCGATGTGGGCTACAGCGTCGACCGTATTGCGTTCCGTCGCCTTATCCGGGCGCGCGAGTTGCTTCAGTTATTCCACGACCCCAAACTCATACGAACCCTATTCAGAAAGGCGCAACAAATTTCTGTGGACGACGCTTACGTCTACCAGCAATATGCTATCTTTGAGATGAGACGGGAAAACCCTAATCTGTCGGCTGCGTACGACCTACTCATCGTGGCGGAACGCCTGGCGCCTTATGATAAGAGTATTACGCATACGCTCGCCGAGCTTGAACTCGAGAGATCCAAACGCTCAAATAATCCTATAGAACACGGACGACACATCACTTCGGCTAAACAACTCGCTCGGAGTCTAACCTCCGCGGATGCCGATTCGTCCTACGGGTTCCATACCTTGTGTAAGTTGGGATTGGATGAACTACAACAACTACTTAGGAGCGACGCCGACAGCGATGACCGCATAGACACCTCTATTAGGGCTCTAGAAAAGGAACTTGAAGCGGGCCTGCAGCGGTTTCCTGACGACCAGTACTTGCTTGACGCCGAAGCCCGACTCGCCCGACTGGTTAAGGACGACGTTAGGGCTATGGAGTCACTCGCCCGCGCGTTCCGCGGGAATCCTGCTAGTCCGTTTATCGCAAAAGGTTTGGCGCGATTATATACGCTCTCGGATGACCTACCGGCTGCACGGTCGACCCTGGAGACCTGTTTGGAAAACCGCCCGGGTGATAAGGGAACTAATGCGGCATTAGCGCGACTCATTACAGAGCACTTTCCGGCCGAGGGTATGAAGGCGGAATACCATTGGCGCCGTGCCTTTACGGACGGCGACGCAAATTATTCGACCCAGTTTTGGTATGCAAGGCAACTCTACGTGAACGGAAAGACGGAAGAAGCCATGAAGGTTTTCCGGGGGCTTCGGACCGCACCGGTATCTCCGGAAGTTAGACACAAAATTCGCGGCGTACTCAACACGGATGAGGGATCGCCAACACGGTTCAGCGGTCGAGTAGAGCGGCTAGAAGCGACATATGCACTAGTTTCACAACTAGAAGGTAAAGAGTGGGCTTTTTTGCACAGGAATAAGACGAAGAGAGACATCTGGAATCAACTTTCACGGGGGAACTCCCGTGGACTACCGTATTGGTTTCACGTATAA
- a CDS encoding amidohydrolase family protein codes for MNCVDADGHVEECLETFDDKYLDPKFRGQRPRVVGVDGMAYWMIDEQLFPRRVGRGCNNLGTPLTINGELAKHSVGKVDSVGSQELTNIPERLAIMDEEEIAVQVVYTTLFLAYPLTDNVPLATALCDSYNRWLGDRLGGNDRLKWAAVVNLDDVDGAVRSVNEAAELGAVSVMVLGTAGDRLLDDDALLPFYEAVEGNNLALGVHVGWSCPSVNNLYSHIYPSGVIAFHMPVLMACTSLIAGGVLDRHPDMRVVFLEAGCMWVPFMLDRLKHRYENQGELLLKFLPECVPNQALPAMDYVEKGNLFFSTEIEDSLLPQVMDLVGQEQIVMGTDMPHGDRERFAARILRERADISDAAKDAILDANPRRLYGL; via the coding sequence ATGAACTGTGTCGACGCTGACGGCCACGTGGAAGAGTGCCTGGAAACCTTTGACGACAAGTACCTGGACCCCAAGTTCCGCGGCCAGCGGCCCCGGGTGGTGGGCGTGGACGGCATGGCCTACTGGATGATCGACGAGCAGCTCTTCCCGCGCCGGGTAGGCCGGGGCTGCAACAACCTCGGAACGCCCCTGACCATCAACGGTGAGCTTGCGAAACACTCGGTGGGCAAGGTGGACAGCGTCGGCAGCCAGGAGCTCACCAACATCCCCGAGCGGCTGGCGATCATGGACGAGGAAGAGATCGCCGTGCAGGTGGTCTACACGACGCTTTTTCTCGCCTATCCGCTTACCGACAACGTTCCCCTGGCCACGGCTCTGTGCGACTCCTACAACCGTTGGCTGGGTGACCGGCTGGGCGGCAACGACCGTCTCAAGTGGGCCGCGGTGGTGAACCTCGACGACGTGGACGGCGCCGTGCGCTCGGTGAACGAGGCCGCCGAGCTGGGAGCCGTGTCCGTCATGGTGCTGGGAACCGCCGGAGACCGGCTGCTGGACGACGACGCGCTGCTGCCCTTCTACGAAGCGGTGGAGGGAAACAACCTCGCGCTGGGCGTGCACGTGGGCTGGTCCTGCCCGTCGGTGAACAACCTCTACTCGCACATCTACCCGTCCGGTGTCATCGCGTTCCACATGCCGGTGCTGATGGCGTGCACCTCGCTCATCGCCGGCGGCGTCCTCGACCGGCATCCGGACATGCGGGTGGTGTTCCTCGAGGCCGGGTGCATGTGGGTGCCCTTTATGCTCGACCGCCTCAAGCACCGCTACGAGAACCAGGGAGAGCTGCTGCTCAAGTTCCTCCCCGAGTGCGTCCCCAACCAGGCGCTGCCGGCCATGGACTACGTCGAGAAGGGGAACCTCTTCTTCAGCACCGAGATAGAGGACTCGCTGCTGCCGCAGGTGATGGACCTGGTGGGGCAGGAGCAGATCGTCATGGGGACGGACATGCCGCACGGTGACCGCGAGCGCTTCGCCGCGCGCATCCTGCGGGAGCGCGCCGACATCTCCGACGCCGCCAAGGACGCCATCCTGGACGCCAACCCCAGGCGGCTCTACGGACTGTAG